The following proteins come from a genomic window of Phacochoerus africanus isolate WHEZ1 chromosome 9, ROS_Pafr_v1, whole genome shotgun sequence:
- the LOC125136612 gene encoding relaxin-3 receptor 1-like, which translates to MASVRGSCRIARAVGAVLPLNWLGDAPLGLPTNSSADNGSESTRLAWGPGSLDRLEGVAGAGATLALRALIAGAYLALCAVGLVGNTLVLVPVRAQQRRRRSLLNCFLLNFAATDLQFVLTLPFWAADTVRDFSWPFGGAMCKVVLTLTVFNMYASSFFLSAMSVVRYCTVANALRPRQPGTPWAVCVCCLLWAIAVLATAPTALFATAARVGDERLCLLRFPDGGPNWLAFYHLQKIAVAFVLPLATLGTCSLLLLRFLRRRRARWPSGVWPRRRSQVTRTLACVLLTFELCWLPNQALTLWGALIKLNALPWDRAYFLAQAYLFPVSICLAHSNSCLNPLLYCLLRSDFRQGLQKLCGWAKPPADLRPGPDSRAPATALSHQA; encoded by the coding sequence CCCCCTCAACTGGCTGGGAGACGCGCCGCTGGGGCTGCCTACTAACAGTTCGGCGGACAACGGATCTGAGAGCACCCGCCTGGCCTGGGGTCCGGGCAGCCTGGACCGCCTCGAGGGAGTGGCAGGGGCCGGAGCGACGCTGGCGCTGCGCGCCCTGATCGCAGGAGCCTACCTGGCCTTGTGCGCTGTTGGGCTGGTGGGCAACACGCTGGTGCTGGTCCCGGTGCGGGCCCAACAGCGACGCCGCCGCTCCCTGCTCAATTGCTTCCTCCTCAACTTTGCAGCCACTGACCTGCAGTTCGTCCTGACGCTGCCCTTCTGGGCCGCGGACACGGTGCGCGACTTCAGTTGGCCCTTCGGGGGTGCCATGTGCAAGGTGGTGCTGACCCTCACCGTGTTCAACATGTACGCCAGCAGCTTCTTCCTCAGCGCCATGAGCGTGGTGCGTTACTGCACGGTGGCAAATGCGCTGCGTCCTCGCCAGCCCGGAACCCCATGGGCTGTCTGCGTGTGCTGCCTGCTCTGGGCCATCGCAGTCCTGGCTACCGCGCCCACCGCCCTGTTTGCCACAGCGGCCAGAGTGGGAGATGAACGCTTGTGCCTGCTGCGCTTCCCCGACGGAGGTCCCAACTGGCTGGCCTTCTACCACCTGCAAAAGATCGCCGTGGCCTTCGTGCTGCCACTGGCCACTCTGGGCACCTGCTCACTGCTGCTCCTGCGCTTcctgcggcggcggcgggcaCGCTGGCCATCGGGGGTCTGGCCCAGACGACGCTCCCAGGTTACCCGGACGCTGGCCTGCGTGCTGTTGACCTTTGAGCTCTGCTGGCTGCCCAACCAAGCACTCACACTCTGGGGAGCGCTGATCAAGCTGAATGCCCTGCCCTGGGACCGTGCCTACTTCCTGGCGCAGGCCTACCTCTTCCCAGTGTCCATCTGCTTGGCGCACTCCAACAGCTGCCTCAACCCGCTGCTCTACTGCCTGCTGCGCAGCGACTTCCGCCAGGGCCTGCAAAAGCTGTGCGGCTGGGCCAAGCCCCCCGCAGACCTCCGACCTGGTCCGGACAGCCGTGCCCCAGCTACTGCGCTCTCCCACCAGGCCTGA